One window of Gemmatimonadaceae bacterium genomic DNA carries:
- a CDS encoding MFS transporter, with translation MPYGAFNGLAAVAVPYLLRKQGLSVDRIASIGAMIQLPAIWYFLWAPAIDLKLRRRTWIILLAMTSGACAAFALTRVTAGAIGVLTGLFIAASALNQPVSSAVGGLVAAVVPSALRGRTGGWSQAGILLGGIAAGGLSVWLADRASLLVVAGVAAVLVGLPSLAALAIDEPIGARHIMRAQPKRMARELWTVLKQRRVWAGFLFFLSPIGASALMNLFTAVAGDFHASPNVVVSVVAIAGVLTPAGALIGGYLCDRFNRWLMYPVGGLLAAASAGGMLLAPLSPWTYAFGAAAYALATGFCYATFMSLALELLGAGASTSGTQFTLFMAAVNVPVAYMLRLDGLGHAHFGARGMLAVDAGANAAFGLAFLIVLSIIRPRSYTAEAPPATPHG, from the coding sequence ATGCCGTACGGCGCGTTCAACGGACTCGCCGCGGTCGCCGTCCCGTATCTGCTTCGCAAACAAGGGCTGAGCGTCGATCGAATCGCGTCGATCGGCGCCATGATCCAGCTGCCGGCGATCTGGTACTTTCTCTGGGCGCCGGCGATCGATCTCAAGCTGCGACGTCGCACATGGATCATCCTGCTCGCCATGACGAGCGGCGCCTGCGCCGCGTTCGCACTGACGCGGGTAACGGCAGGCGCGATCGGTGTGCTCACCGGACTGTTCATCGCCGCGTCCGCGCTCAATCAGCCGGTGTCGAGCGCTGTCGGCGGATTGGTCGCCGCTGTCGTGCCAAGCGCCCTCCGCGGACGAACGGGCGGATGGTCGCAAGCTGGAATACTGCTCGGCGGTATTGCGGCGGGCGGCCTCTCGGTTTGGCTTGCTGATCGTGCGAGCCTACTGGTAGTAGCCGGCGTCGCCGCCGTACTTGTCGGGCTCCCATCCCTCGCCGCCCTCGCGATCGATGAACCGATCGGTGCGCGACACATCATGCGCGCTCAGCCGAAACGAATGGCGCGTGAGCTGTGGACAGTCCTCAAACAGCGGCGCGTGTGGGCGGGATTTCTTTTCTTTCTCAGTCCCATCGGCGCCAGCGCGTTGATGAACCTGTTCACGGCCGTCGCCGGAGATTTTCACGCGTCTCCGAACGTCGTTGTGTCGGTCGTTGCGATCGCCGGGGTGCTCACGCCGGCGGGCGCGCTGATCGGCGGCTACCTCTGCGACCGATTCAACCGCTGGCTGATGTACCCGGTCGGCGGGCTGCTCGCCGCGGCGAGCGCCGGCGGCATGCTGCTCGCGCCACTCTCACCATGGACGTACGCGTTTGGCGCCGCCGCATACGCGCTCGCGACGGGCTTCTGCTACGCGACGTTCATGTCGCTCGCGCTCGAGTTGCTGGGAGCCGGGGCGTCGACGAGCGGGACGCAGTTCACACTGTTCATGGCGGCGGTGAACGTTCCGGTCGCCTACATGCTACGCCTCGATGGACTCGGCCACGCTCATTTCGGCGCTCGCGGAATGCTCGCCGTCGATGCGGGCGCGAACGCCGCCTTCGGTTTGGCTTTCCTCATTGTGTTGTCGATCATCCGCCCGCGCTCGTATACCGCCGAAGCGCCACCCGCCACACCGCACGGCTGA
- a CDS encoding DUF2147 domain-containing protein: protein MNPFARGVMLLTALVLALPAIARGQASPVGLWSTIDDDDHRPTAVVEIQQAGDELVGVVRALLVPATHDDSICGKCSDERRGQRIVGMEILRHMHRDGDSGNTWSGGEILDPENGKTYKAKMTLEDGGQKLVVRGYIGISLFGRSQTWMRR, encoded by the coding sequence ATGAACCCCTTCGCCCGCGGCGTGATGCTCCTCACCGCCCTCGTGCTGGCCCTTCCGGCCATCGCGCGCGGCCAGGCCAGCCCCGTGGGCTTGTGGAGCACGATCGACGACGACGACCACCGGCCCACCGCCGTCGTCGAAATTCAGCAGGCCGGCGACGAATTGGTGGGCGTCGTTCGCGCGCTGCTCGTTCCGGCAACGCACGACGACAGCATCTGCGGCAAATGCTCGGACGAGCGGCGTGGGCAGCGCATCGTCGGCATGGAGATTCTGCGCCACATGCACCGCGACGGCGATTCCGGAAATACCTGGAGCGGCGGCGAGATTCTCGACCCCGAAAACGGCAAGACCTACAAGGCGAAAATGACGCTGGAGGATGGCGGCCAAAAGCTGGTCGTCCGCGGATACATCGGGATCTCACTGTTCGGCCGTTCGCAGACGTGGATGCGACGGTAG
- a CDS encoding phosphopantetheine-binding protein, which produces MDTLHTIKDLAAKQFGGDADAIDENAPVDKLGIDSLGFLEFLFELEDQFGLSIPQESVTHVKTLRELADVVDGLIAARPAATS; this is translated from the coding sequence ATGGACACTCTACACACCATCAAGGACCTTGCCGCGAAGCAGTTCGGCGGCGATGCGGACGCGATCGACGAGAACGCGCCCGTCGACAAGCTCGGTATCGATTCGCTCGGTTTCCTCGAATTTCTGTTCGAGCTCGAAGATCAGTTCGGCTTGTCCATTCCACAGGAATCGGTGACGCACGTGAAGACCTTGCGCGAGCTCGCCGATGTCGTCGACGGACTGATCGCTGCACGCCCGGCCGCGACGTCCTGA
- a CDS encoding beta-ketoacyl-[acyl-carrier-protein] synthase family protein, with protein sequence MHRVVITGVGVISPVGQSIDEYFDGLASARSGIRPVTPEVYLGAAPLVAGRVDFDASKFWAPHQLSQLDRATQLALVAARQAIDDATLQSTDDDAVRTGVYWGTGLGGAASIEDSYRELYAGKGRVRPTSVVLAMNNAAAGQISIANGLRGPVLNVSTACSSSSAAIGEAYRAIKHGFADAIVAGGSEALVTNGNLRAWDAMQALAHADANDPAKSCKPFSKNRTGIVLSEGAAAIVLEREDRALARGATIYAELAGYGNAADASHISKPNAEGQARAMRAALTDAELSPEDVDYVNAHGTATAVGDVVETQAIKHVFGDRARSLPVSSTKGVHGHLMGATGAVELLAALSAIQRGVLPPTAHLDVPDPECDLDYVANVARRAKADVVMSNSFGFGGMNAVLVARRFTS encoded by the coding sequence GTGCATCGCGTCGTCATCACGGGCGTGGGCGTGATCAGCCCAGTCGGACAATCCATCGATGAGTATTTCGATGGGCTCGCGTCGGCGCGCTCGGGCATTCGGCCGGTGACACCGGAGGTGTACTTGGGTGCGGCACCGCTCGTGGCGGGCCGCGTCGACTTCGATGCGTCGAAATTCTGGGCGCCGCACCAGCTCTCGCAGCTCGACCGCGCGACGCAGCTCGCGCTCGTCGCGGCGCGTCAGGCGATCGACGATGCAACCTTGCAGTCGACCGACGACGATGCGGTTCGCACCGGTGTGTACTGGGGAACGGGACTCGGCGGCGCGGCGTCGATCGAAGACTCGTATCGCGAGTTGTACGCGGGCAAGGGACGCGTGCGTCCGACGAGCGTGGTGTTGGCGATGAACAATGCGGCGGCCGGCCAGATCTCGATCGCGAACGGATTGCGCGGTCCGGTGCTCAACGTGTCGACCGCGTGCTCATCGTCTTCCGCGGCGATCGGAGAAGCGTACCGTGCGATCAAGCACGGCTTTGCCGATGCAATCGTCGCCGGTGGATCGGAAGCGCTGGTCACGAACGGCAATCTTCGCGCGTGGGATGCGATGCAGGCACTCGCGCACGCCGACGCGAACGATCCCGCGAAAAGCTGCAAGCCGTTCTCGAAGAATCGAACGGGAATTGTATTGAGCGAAGGCGCCGCCGCCATCGTGTTGGAGCGCGAAGATCGCGCGCTCGCGCGCGGCGCCACGATTTATGCCGAGCTCGCGGGCTATGGTAACGCCGCGGATGCGAGCCACATCTCGAAACCGAACGCCGAGGGCCAAGCGCGCGCGATGCGCGCGGCCTTGACGGATGCAGAGCTTTCGCCGGAGGACGTCGACTACGTGAATGCGCACGGCACCGCGACCGCCGTCGGCGACGTCGTGGAGACTCAGGCGATCAAACACGTCTTCGGCGATCGCGCGCGCTCCCTGCCGGTTTCATCGACGAAAGGAGTTCACGGACATCTCATGGGTGCGACGGGCGCCGTCGAACTGCTCGCGGCGCTCTCCGCGATTCAGCGCGGCGTGCTGCCACCGACGGCGCACCTCGACGTCCCCGATCCCGAGTGCGACCTGGACTACGTGGCGAACGTCGCGCGCCGAGCGAAGGCGGACGTCGTCATGTCGAATTCGTTCGGGTTCGGCGGAATGAACGCCGTGCTCGTGGCGCGTCGATTCACATCCTGA
- a CDS encoding aminotransferase class I/II-fold pyridoxal phosphate-dependent enzyme produces MRDLQDVAAWMARRGTRRDELVPATLPDPAFRADGRTLVSFSTNNYLALATSERLKARAHDAIDRYGVGNCESRLLGGNLELYDRLEARLAGIKRKESALLFATGYLTNLSVLPTLAKTANLARAFGYSPPMNWKHAFFTDEFNHMSIREGIRASGAPSFAYKHLDMNDLEDKLRASTASIRIIVTDGVFSQHGDIVPLPAMMTLAERYDAVVYIDDAHGTGILGPTGAGTAEYFDIESPRIIHMGTLSKAYGCIGGFIASESYITEILRFGASGFGFTSTLPPDQAAALLEAIDMVTDEPQRRECLWKNQEYFLARLGAHGIPALSNATPIVPVHVGDDERCVRIASGLREAGFHVDAIMFPAISPGHSRLRFMLNAHHTREQIDDVTNALARLIAT; encoded by the coding sequence ATGCGCGATCTCCAGGACGTAGCGGCATGGATGGCGCGGCGCGGCACGCGTCGCGACGAGCTGGTGCCGGCGACGCTGCCCGATCCGGCGTTTCGCGCCGATGGCCGCACGCTCGTCTCGTTCAGCACCAACAATTATCTCGCCCTGGCGACGAGCGAGCGTCTCAAGGCGCGCGCCCACGACGCGATCGACCGCTACGGCGTCGGCAATTGCGAGTCGCGCCTGTTGGGCGGCAATCTCGAGCTGTACGATCGTCTGGAGGCGAGACTTGCCGGCATCAAGCGAAAAGAGTCGGCGCTCCTCTTCGCCACCGGCTATCTCACGAACCTCAGCGTGCTCCCGACACTCGCGAAGACCGCGAACCTGGCGCGTGCGTTCGGCTACTCGCCGCCGATGAACTGGAAGCACGCGTTCTTCACGGATGAGTTCAATCACATGAGCATTCGTGAAGGGATTCGTGCGTCGGGGGCGCCGTCGTTCGCGTACAAGCACCTCGACATGAACGATCTCGAGGACAAGCTGCGTGCGTCGACGGCGTCGATCCGCATCATCGTCACCGACGGCGTATTCAGCCAGCACGGCGACATCGTACCGCTGCCCGCCATGATGACGCTTGCCGAGCGATACGATGCCGTGGTCTACATCGACGACGCGCACGGCACCGGCATACTCGGCCCAACCGGCGCGGGAACCGCGGAATACTTCGATATCGAAAGTCCACGCATCATTCACATGGGTACGCTGAGCAAGGCGTACGGCTGCATCGGCGGCTTCATCGCGAGCGAATCGTACATCACGGAGATTCTACGGTTCGGCGCGTCGGGGTTCGGCTTCACGTCGACGCTTCCGCCCGACCAGGCCGCCGCGCTCCTCGAGGCGATCGACATGGTCACCGACGAGCCGCAGCGGCGCGAGTGTTTGTGGAAGAACCAGGAGTATTTTTTGGCGCGGCTTGGCGCGCACGGCATTCCCGCGCTCTCGAACGCGACGCCGATCGTACCGGTGCACGTCGGCGACGACGAACGCTGTGTGCGAATCGCTTCAGGGTTGCGTGAGGCCGGCTTTCATGTGGATGCCATCATGTTCCCCGCGATCAGTCCGGGACACAGCCGCCTGCGTTTCATGCTCAACGCGCATCACACTCGCGAGCAGATCGACGACGTCACCAACGCGCTGGCACGCTTGATCGCGACGTGA
- a CDS encoding NAD-dependent epimerase/dehydratase family protein, translating to MTGGAAMRVFVTGGNGFIGSAVVRRLVNDGHHVRCLLRQTSRTDRIDDLPFERAFGDVRDRASLRAAMAGCDATIHLAAPGGWDADQPATLTAVIETGTANVLSAAQALHDHRVVFVSSTAAINASDTPRVFDERTSFALTDDSLRYAHAKHRAELKALSAAREGLWVVIVNPAEVYGPGDTALGTAANLLDFARSTPVLVCRGGTSVVHVEDVALGIIAALHHGRSGERYILGGDNLTIRELAELVLELIGRRAPIVSVPNGLIRVVSRAALRVRAPLPFNPTVALYATRYWFMDNSKARRELGMTFRGARATIAGTIEWLRAAGHL from the coding sequence GTGACCGGCGGCGCGGCGATGCGCGTGTTCGTCACCGGCGGCAACGGGTTCATAGGGTCAGCGGTCGTGCGCCGGCTCGTGAACGATGGGCATCATGTACGGTGTCTGCTTCGGCAGACGAGCCGCACGGATCGCATCGACGACCTGCCGTTCGAGCGCGCATTCGGCGACGTTCGCGATCGCGCGTCGCTGCGCGCGGCGATGGCCGGCTGTGACGCGACGATTCATCTCGCCGCGCCCGGCGGATGGGATGCCGATCAACCCGCAACGCTCACCGCGGTGATCGAGACCGGCACGGCGAACGTGCTGAGCGCCGCGCAGGCGCTTCACGATCATCGTGTCGTCTTCGTGTCGAGCACGGCGGCGATCAATGCCTCGGACACGCCGCGCGTCTTTGACGAGCGCACATCGTTTGCGCTGACGGATGACTCACTGCGCTACGCGCATGCCAAACATCGCGCGGAGCTCAAGGCGTTGTCGGCGGCGCGCGAAGGGTTGTGGGTCGTCATCGTCAATCCAGCCGAGGTGTATGGGCCGGGCGACACCGCGCTCGGAACAGCGGCGAATCTGCTCGACTTCGCGCGATCGACGCCCGTGCTGGTGTGCCGCGGTGGAACGAGCGTGGTGCACGTCGAGGACGTTGCGCTCGGCATCATCGCGGCGCTGCATCACGGCCGCTCCGGCGAGCGCTACATCCTCGGCGGCGACAATCTGACGATTCGCGAGTTGGCCGAGCTCGTGTTGGAGCTGATCGGCCGCCGGGCACCGATCGTGTCGGTGCCGAACGGCCTCATTCGAGTCGTATCGCGCGCGGCCCTGCGAGTACGAGCCCCGCTGCCATTCAACCCGACCGTCGCGCTGTATGCCACACGGTATTGGTTCATGGACAACAGCAAGGCCCGCCGCGAGCTTGGCATGACGTTTCGCGGCGCGCGAGCGACGATCGCCGGAACGATCGAGTGGCTGCGCGCCGCCGGGCATCTTTGA
- a CDS encoding metallophosphoesterase — MTDDSRKSGDYITAESDDGIDRRGFLKCMAWAGTATVWGMAAGVPTSIPLHRLPLLTDTQRKSIFFAQISDSHIGFSKEANKDVTATLGDAVAKLNALPQSPAFVLHTGDITQLAKPGEFDTADQVLKGVKTERIFYVPGEHDVATDNGASYLQRYGKKTSGGGWYSFDHSGVHFIGLVNVLNLKAGGLGALGPEQIAWLKRDVSALSNSTPIVLFAHIPHWTVYPDWGWGTDDSEQALALLKRFGSVTVLNGHIHQIMQKVEGHIAFHTAMSTAFPQPAPGTAPAPGPMTVDPQKLKSVLGIANVTFIPNRGSLAIVDATLSGEPPAFEAASHDAMMQRQRTRRTTPLAANQIGIDNFQFTPAELHVARGTSVTWINNDDVPHLIVNVERKFRQSGVLDTDQRFSATLAAPGTYHYFCSLHPKMQGRIVVT; from the coding sequence ATGACAGACGATTCCCGCAAGTCCGGCGACTACATCACCGCGGAGAGCGATGACGGCATCGACCGCCGTGGTTTTCTCAAATGCATGGCGTGGGCTGGTACGGCTACGGTGTGGGGCATGGCGGCCGGCGTGCCGACGTCCATTCCGCTGCATCGGCTTCCGCTGCTGACCGACACGCAGCGCAAGAGCATCTTCTTCGCGCAGATCAGCGACAGCCACATCGGCTTCAGCAAGGAAGCCAACAAGGACGTGACCGCAACGCTTGGCGACGCGGTCGCGAAGCTCAATGCGCTGCCGCAAAGCCCCGCGTTCGTCTTACACACCGGCGACATCACGCAGCTCGCCAAACCTGGCGAGTTCGACACCGCGGACCAGGTGCTCAAAGGCGTGAAGACGGAGCGCATCTTCTACGTCCCGGGCGAGCACGACGTCGCGACCGACAACGGCGCGTCGTACCTGCAACGCTATGGCAAGAAGACTTCGGGCGGCGGCTGGTACAGCTTCGATCACTCCGGCGTGCATTTCATCGGCCTCGTCAACGTCCTGAACCTGAAAGCGGGCGGCCTCGGCGCGCTCGGCCCCGAGCAGATCGCGTGGCTCAAACGCGATGTATCAGCATTATCTAATAGTACCCCAATAGTACTATTTGCTCATATTCCCCACTGGACGGTGTACCCGGATTGGGGGTGGGGCACCGACGATTCCGAACAGGCGCTCGCGCTCCTCAAGCGCTTCGGTTCCGTCACGGTGCTCAACGGGCACATTCACCAGATCATGCAGAAAGTGGAAGGACACATCGCATTTCATACCGCGATGTCCACCGCGTTCCCGCAGCCTGCGCCAGGCACGGCCCCGGCGCCGGGACCGATGACGGTCGATCCACAAAAACTCAAGAGCGTGCTCGGCATCGCCAACGTCACGTTCATTCCGAACCGCGGATCGCTCGCGATCGTGGATGCGACACTCTCGGGCGAGCCGCCCGCCTTCGAGGCCGCGTCGCACGATGCGATGATGCAACGCCAACGGACGCGGCGCACGACGCCGCTGGCGGCGAATCAGATCGGCATCGACAACTTCCAGTTCACGCCGGCCGAGCTGCACGTCGCGCGCGGCACGTCGGTCACGTGGATCAACAACGATGACGTGCCGCACCTGATCGTGAACGTCGAACGGAAGTTCAGGCAATCGGGAGTGCTGGACACCGATCAGCGATTCAGCGCCACGCTCGCGGCGCCCGGCACGTATCACTATTTCTGCTCGCTGCACCCGAAGATGCAGGGGCGCATCGTCGTGACGTGA
- a CDS encoding sigma-70 family RNA polymerase sigma factor: MTQLDVQRFDRVVLPHLDDAYTLARYLLRDEHDAQDVVQEAVLRALRYIDGYAGGDSRAWLLSIVRNCAADWHRRHRNAAPDVDLATIAGDSETDALAIGRSERRRIARAVEALPVEFREVIVLREIQELSYKEISEVVGVPIGTVMSRLARARKRLAAQLGDDAQEAS; encoded by the coding sequence ATGACTCAGCTCGACGTCCAACGCTTCGATCGGGTGGTGCTGCCGCATCTCGACGATGCGTACACGCTCGCGCGCTATCTGCTGCGCGACGAGCATGACGCGCAGGACGTCGTGCAGGAGGCCGTGCTGCGTGCGCTGCGCTATATCGACGGCTACGCGGGCGGGGATTCGCGCGCGTGGTTGCTGTCGATCGTTCGCAACTGCGCGGCGGATTGGCATCGCCGGCATCGCAATGCGGCGCCGGACGTCGATCTCGCGACGATTGCCGGTGACAGCGAGACCGACGCGCTCGCGATCGGCCGCTCGGAGCGGCGTCGCATCGCGCGCGCGGTGGAAGCGCTTCCCGTCGAGTTTCGAGAGGTGATCGTGCTGCGCGAGATTCAGGAATTGTCCTACAAGGAAATCAGCGAGGTCGTTGGCGTTCCGATCGGCACCGTGATGTCCCGACTCGCCCGCGCCCGCAAGCGCCTCGCCGCTCAACTTGGCGACGACGCGCAGGAGGCGAGCTGA
- a CDS encoding anti-sigma factor: MRCDHCREALDAYLDDELTPDERRESEAHLATCAVCEREHASLVHLRTQVKEHLVRYAAPDVLKARLRADVARLEAVSSAETSARLPWRGIIAACLVIAVASSAATFAIMRGGAGGGTSPSVSSELVASHIRSLMPGHLTDVVSSNQHNVKPWFNGRVDMSPAVPDLSAAGFALIGGRLDYVRGRAVPVIVYARRQHVINVYEWPSPERPERRTDSANGYHLIEWSADGTEYWAVSDLNVAELDQFVKAFAG, translated from the coding sequence ATGCGCTGCGATCACTGCCGAGAGGCGCTGGATGCGTACCTGGATGATGAGCTCACGCCCGACGAGCGTCGCGAAAGCGAGGCGCATCTCGCGACTTGCGCGGTGTGCGAGCGCGAACACGCGTCGCTCGTGCACCTTCGCACGCAAGTGAAGGAGCACCTGGTGCGCTACGCCGCTCCCGATGTGTTGAAGGCGCGACTGCGCGCCGACGTTGCGCGACTGGAGGCTGTGTCGAGCGCGGAGACGAGCGCGCGCCTGCCGTGGCGCGGCATCATCGCGGCCTGTCTCGTGATCGCTGTCGCGAGCAGCGCGGCAACCTTCGCGATCATGCGCGGTGGGGCGGGTGGGGGCACGTCTCCGTCTGTATCGAGCGAACTGGTCGCCTCACACATTCGTTCGCTCATGCCCGGCCATCTCACCGACGTCGTGTCGTCGAATCAGCATAATGTGAAGCCGTGGTTCAACGGGCGCGTCGACATGTCGCCCGCGGTTCCGGATCTGTCAGCGGCCGGCTTTGCGTTGATCGGCGGGCGGTTGGATTACGTGCGGGGCCGAGCGGTGCCGGTCATTGTTTACGCGCGGCGGCAGCACGTGATCAACGTGTACGAATGGCCGTCGCCGGAACGACCGGAGCGTCGCACCGACTCGGCCAATGGGTATCACTTGATCGAATGGAGCGCCGACGGCACCGAATATTGGGCGGTGTCGGACTTGAACGTCGCGGAGCTCGATCAGTTCGTGAAAGCGTTCGCCGGCTGA
- a CDS encoding polysaccharide deacetylase family protein produces the protein MTFRSVVSVTAVAMFASLTACSKSSASKQPDSSAGSVAAGTAGAATKASDSTSRSAPAGASGGTTEKATDPLPSNHMGRIPVLEYHVIGGTQNALYTRTVESFKADLEDVYKRGYRPITIAEMLDKNWSDVPDGMSPVVFVFDDASPSQFSYIAGANGQLTIDPNSAIGIWEDFAKTHPGWKNRGTFCMLNGAAAGHNFFGDNPKYGGQQKAWRFQKVKWLADQGFELCDHTVWHMKLNQYPDDKVQAQIAGNMVAIDSAVPGYKIRTLALPYGLWPKNKQLAWQGTWTDPKTGQAHPYHFDAVLEVSGGPTLSPYDPKFDPHHITRIEAIGNDIHTVLDGLDKNKTRFVK, from the coding sequence ATGACGTTCCGTTCGGTAGTGTCAGTGACGGCGGTCGCAATGTTCGCGAGTCTGACCGCCTGCTCGAAGAGCTCCGCCAGCAAGCAGCCCGATTCTTCGGCTGGCTCGGTCGCCGCGGGCACCGCGGGCGCCGCGACCAAGGCTTCCGACTCGACATCGCGCAGCGCGCCCGCCGGCGCCTCCGGAGGGACGACGGAGAAGGCGACGGATCCGCTGCCGTCGAATCACATGGGACGCATTCCCGTGCTCGAGTACCACGTCATCGGCGGCACGCAGAACGCGCTGTACACGCGCACGGTCGAGAGCTTCAAGGCGGATCTCGAGGACGTGTACAAGCGCGGCTACCGCCCGATCACGATCGCCGAAATGCTCGACAAGAACTGGAGCGACGTGCCGGACGGCATGTCGCCGGTGGTCTTCGTGTTCGACGACGCGTCGCCATCACAATTCTCATATATCGCCGGAGCGAACGGCCAGCTGACGATCGATCCGAATTCCGCGATCGGCATCTGGGAAGATTTCGCGAAGACGCATCCGGGGTGGAAGAATCGCGGCACGTTCTGCATGCTGAACGGGGCCGCCGCGGGTCACAACTTCTTCGGCGACAATCCGAAATACGGCGGCCAGCAGAAGGCGTGGCGGTTCCAGAAAGTGAAGTGGCTCGCCGATCAAGGCTTCGAGCTCTGCGACCACACGGTGTGGCACATGAAGCTGAATCAGTATCCCGACGACAAGGTGCAGGCGCAGATCGCGGGCAACATGGTGGCGATCGACTCGGCGGTGCCGGGCTACAAGATTCGCACGCTGGCGCTGCCGTACGGGCTGTGGCCGAAGAACAAGCAGCTCGCGTGGCAGGGCACGTGGACGGACCCCAAGACCGGGCAGGCGCATCCCTACCACTTCGATGCGGTCCTCGAGGTCAGCGGCGGTCCGACGCTCAGCCCCTACGATCCGAAGTTCGATCCGCACCACATCACGCGCATCGAAGCGATCGGGAACGACATTCACACCGTTCTCGATGGCCTCGACAAGAACAAAACGCGATTCGTGAAGTGA